The following coding sequences lie in one Oceanicola sp. 502str15 genomic window:
- a CDS encoding hemerythrin domain-containing protein, whose translation MPDIYEAIKADHDRHRELLETLSDTSGDSETRRSAWKEFYHDVKAHAAAEEETFYSKLIARTWGQEHARHSVHEHQQLDDILEELNEMDMSSPGWLTRFKTLRHDYEHHIDEEEDEVFSRAKEIISEDEISGYGKRFLERKDKEAGLIEEKKEDALEE comes from the coding sequence ATGCCTGACATCTACGAAGCCATCAAGGCCGACCACGACCGCCACCGCGAGTTGCTCGAAACCCTTTCGGACACCTCGGGAGACAGCGAGACCCGCCGCAGCGCATGGAAGGAATTCTACCACGACGTGAAGGCCCATGCCGCGGCAGAAGAGGAAACCTTCTATTCCAAGCTCATCGCCCGTACCTGGGGCCAGGAACATGCCCGCCATTCGGTGCACGAGCACCAGCAGCTCGATGACATCCTGGAAGAGCTGAACGAGATGGACATGTCATCGCCCGGTTGGCTGACGCGGTTCAAGACGCTGCGGCATGACTACGAGCACCACATCGACGAGGAAGAGGACGAGGTGTTCAGCCGGGCGAAGGAGATCATCTCCGAAGATGAAATCAGCGGATACGGCAAGCGGTTTCTTGAGCGGAAAGACAAGGAAGCCGGGCTGATCGAGGAGAAGAAGGAAGACGCGCTGGAAGAGTGA
- a CDS encoding acyl-CoA synthetase, which produces MSFQSTADLRAIENQMTWEERGMPATIYDFISATKAKHGARNAVSYQLFSDATAHAETLTWNQLHAKTTQAANLFRSLGVGPTDTVAYLLPNANETVVTLLGGAVAGIVNPINPLLEPDHISAILRQTGAKVLVTMKSFPKSDVAQKAAQAVKDAPNVTHVFEIDLLRYVTGLKKFIIPFIRPKTETTHHAKVLDFNAEIAKQPADALTFDDPKEDRVAAYFHTGGTTGMPKVAQHKVSGMVYNGWIGHELLFSEQDNVICPLPLFHVFACHVIFMAAIASGMHVIFPTPAGYRGDGVFDNFWKLIERWKVSFIITVPTALSALMQRPVNADVSTVKTAFSGSSPLPVELFNRFEKATGVEVVEGYGLTECTCLVSCNPPSGEKKIGSVGLPFPYTEVKILRDGPDGPSECALDEVGEICVSSPGVFPGSTYTEEDKNRKLFHHDVYLRTGDLGRIDEDGYLWITGRAKDLIIRGGHNIDPAEIEDALAGHEAVAFAGAIGQPDAHSGELPCAYVELVAGATITEAELIKFANGRIHERAAYPKYLEILPELPKTAVGKVFKPDLRRMAITRVYNEALQGTGAEVAEVVEDKKRGLVAKLKKTGEADEAKVAEVLGSFTRPWDWV; this is translated from the coding sequence ATGAGCTTTCAGAGCACCGCCGATCTGCGCGCGATCGAAAACCAGATGACCTGGGAAGAGCGCGGCATGCCCGCGACGATCTACGATTTCATCTCGGCCACCAAGGCCAAGCACGGCGCCCGCAACGCGGTATCCTACCAGCTCTTCTCCGATGCTACGGCCCATGCCGAAACCCTCACCTGGAACCAGCTGCACGCCAAGACGACCCAGGCCGCCAACCTGTTCCGCTCCCTCGGCGTCGGCCCCACCGATACCGTGGCCTACCTGCTGCCCAACGCCAACGAAACCGTGGTGACCCTGCTCGGCGGCGCGGTGGCGGGCATCGTCAACCCGATCAACCCGCTGCTCGAGCCCGACCACATCAGCGCCATCCTGCGCCAGACCGGCGCCAAGGTGCTGGTGACGATGAAGAGCTTTCCCAAGTCGGACGTGGCCCAGAAGGCCGCGCAGGCGGTGAAGGATGCGCCGAACGTCACCCATGTGTTCGAGATCGACCTGCTGCGCTACGTCACCGGGTTGAAGAAATTCATCATCCCCTTCATCCGCCCAAAGACCGAAACCACCCACCACGCCAAGGTGCTGGATTTCAACGCCGAAATCGCCAAGCAGCCCGCCGATGCCCTCACCTTCGACGATCCGAAGGAAGACCGCGTCGCCGCCTATTTCCACACCGGCGGCACCACCGGGATGCCCAAGGTGGCGCAGCACAAGGTCTCGGGCATGGTCTACAACGGCTGGATCGGGCACGAGCTGCTGTTCTCCGAGCAGGACAACGTGATCTGCCCGCTGCCGCTGTTCCACGTCTTCGCCTGCCACGTGATCTTCATGGCCGCCATCGCGAGCGGCATGCATGTGATCTTCCCCACCCCCGCGGGCTATCGTGGCGATGGGGTGTTCGACAATTTCTGGAAGCTGATCGAGCGCTGGAAGGTCAGCTTCATCATCACCGTGCCCACCGCGCTCTCGGCCCTGATGCAGCGGCCCGTGAATGCCGATGTCAGCACCGTCAAAACCGCCTTCTCCGGCTCCTCGCCGCTGCCGGTCGAGCTGTTCAACCGCTTCGAGAAGGCCACCGGCGTCGAGGTTGTCGAGGGCTACGGGCTGACCGAATGCACCTGCCTCGTCTCCTGCAACCCGCCCTCGGGCGAAAAGAAGATCGGCTCCGTCGGGCTGCCCTTCCCCTATACCGAGGTGAAGATCCTGCGTGACGGGCCGGACGGGCCGAGCGAATGCGCGCTCGATGAGGTGGGCGAAATCTGTGTCTCCTCCCCCGGCGTGTTCCCCGGCTCGACCTATACCGAGGAAGACAAGAACCGGAAGCTCTTCCACCACGATGTCTACCTGCGCACCGGCGATCTGGGCCGGATCGACGAAGACGGCTACCTCTGGATCACCGGCCGCGCCAAGGATCTGATCATCCGTGGCGGCCACAACATCGACCCGGCCGAGATCGAGGACGCGCTGGCCGGCCACGAGGCCGTCGCCTTTGCCGGCGCCATCGGCCAGCCCGACGCGCATTCGGGCGAGCTGCCCTGCGCCTATGTCGAGCTGGTGGCCGGCGCCACGATCACCGAGGCCGAGCTGATCAAATTTGCCAATGGGCGTATCCACGAGCGTGCGGCCTACCCCAAGTATCTGGAAATCCTGCCCGAACTGCCCAAGACGGCGGTGGGCAAGGTCTTCAAGCCCGACCTGCGGCGCATGGCGATCACCCGCGTCTATAACGAGGCGCTTCAGGGCACCGGGGCCGAAGTGGCCGAGGTGGTGGAAGACAAGAAGCGCGGGCTGGTAGCCAAGCTGAAGAAAACCGGCGAGGCGGACGAGGCCAAGGTGGCCGAGGTCCTCGGCAGCTTCACCCGTCCCTGGGACTGGGTTTGA
- a CDS encoding TetR/AcrR family transcriptional regulator codes for MSRAAPYNRETAIDAALTLFWRRGFHATSLKDLERALSMKPGSIYAAFHSKEALFREALQLYRNRSAQNVSARVESADSPLEALAEHARRTGRPKSGSPAGCILVKTVLELADEATEAGEDARTYLREMQDLFRSLFEQARDTGELPPEADSRRLARRFQSNMFGLAVETLRGSPSEDLAALADDMADEVLRLRQRQ; via the coding sequence ATGAGCCGAGCCGCCCCCTATAACCGCGAGACCGCGATTGATGCCGCCCTGACGCTGTTCTGGCGCAGGGGCTTTCATGCGACCTCGCTGAAAGACCTTGAACGGGCGCTTTCCATGAAGCCCGGCTCGATCTATGCCGCCTTCCACAGCAAGGAGGCGCTATTTCGCGAGGCCTTGCAGCTCTATCGCAACCGCTCCGCGCAGAACGTGAGCGCGCGCGTCGAAAGTGCCGACTCGCCACTGGAGGCCCTTGCCGAGCACGCCCGCCGCACCGGCCGCCCGAAAAGCGGCAGCCCGGCCGGGTGCATTCTGGTCAAGACGGTGCTGGAACTGGCCGACGAGGCCACGGAGGCCGGGGAGGATGCCCGGACCTATCTGCGCGAGATGCAGGACCTGTTCCGCAGCCTGTTCGAGCAGGCCCGCGACACGGGGGAGCTGCCCCCGGAGGCCGACAGCCGGCGCCTTGCGCGGCGGTTTCAGTCGAACATGTTCGGGCTGGCGGTGGAGACCCTGCGCGGCTCACCTTCAGAGGACCTGGCCGCGCTGGCGGATGACATGGCGGATGAGGTGTTGCGGCTCAGGCAGCGGCAGTAG
- a CDS encoding chloramphenicol phosphotransferase CPT family protein, with the protein MPAPGRVVLIHGASSAGKSTLARAVQAALPEPFTHLTFDHLIDSGALPRGPEWAAVREKVFDGWHRGVAAFGSSGADVIWDHIIESPAWHSDLRALFAGRDLFFVGLHCELAELERREMARGDRKPGDAARDAAHIHAGKRYDLELRSEDGAEANTSRVIAAWQARQGVSGFFG; encoded by the coding sequence ATGCCGGCGCCGGGGCGGGTCGTCCTGATCCACGGTGCCTCCAGCGCGGGCAAATCCACTCTGGCGCGGGCGGTGCAGGCTGCACTGCCCGAGCCATTCACCCACCTCACCTTCGACCACCTGATCGACAGCGGCGCGTTGCCTCGCGGCCCCGAATGGGCGGCGGTCCGCGAAAAGGTGTTCGACGGCTGGCACCGCGGCGTGGCCGCGTTCGGCTCGTCCGGAGCCGATGTGATCTGGGACCACATCATCGAAAGCCCGGCGTGGCACAGCGATCTGCGCGCGCTCTTTGCCGGACGCGATCTTTTCTTCGTCGGGCTCCATTGCGAGCTTGCCGAGTTGGAGCGGCGCGAGATGGCACGCGGGGACCGCAAGCCGGGCGATGCGGCACGGGATGCCGCCCATATCCATGCAGGCAAGCGATACGATCTCGAACTGCGGAGCGAAGACGGGGCCGAAGCCAACACCTCCCGCGTCATTGCAGCCTGGCAGGCGCGGCAGGGCGTCTCGGGCTTCTTCGGCTGA
- a CDS encoding carboxymuconolactone decarboxylase family protein, with protein MAEFTLHDETTAPAESLPLIEKSKKAFGRLPGLHKVMAEAPALMEGYQVLHGLFQNNTSFEKDEVTVVWQTINVEHECHYCVPAHTGIAKAMKVDDEITEALRNETPLPTEHLEALRSFTLAMVRQRGEVSDAQLQEFLDAGYTKRQVLEIVLGIAQKVMSNYTNHLADTPVDEVMQKFAWTKKGSEAA; from the coding sequence ATGGCCGAGTTCACCCTGCACGACGAAACCACCGCCCCCGCCGAAAGCCTGCCGCTGATCGAGAAGTCCAAAAAGGCTTTTGGCCGCCTGCCGGGACTGCACAAGGTCATGGCCGAGGCGCCCGCGCTGATGGAGGGCTACCAGGTGCTGCACGGGCTGTTCCAGAACAACACCAGCTTCGAAAAGGACGAGGTCACCGTGGTCTGGCAAACCATCAACGTCGAGCACGAATGCCACTACTGCGTGCCCGCCCACACCGGCATCGCCAAGGCGATGAAGGTGGATGACGAGATCACCGAGGCGCTGCGCAACGAAACCCCGCTGCCCACCGAGCACCTCGAAGCCCTTCGCAGCTTCACCCTCGCCATGGTCCGCCAGCGCGGCGAGGTGAGCGACGCGCAGCTGCAGGAGTTCCTCGACGCGGGCTACACCAAGCGCCAGGTGCTCGAGATCGTTCTGGGCATCGCCCAAAAAGTCATGTCGAACTACACCAACCACCTTGCCGACACGCCGGTCGACGAGGTGATGCAGAAGTTCGCCTGGACCAAGAAGGGCAGCGAGGCGGCCTGA
- a CDS encoding DUF1800 family protein, producing the protein MNFTPEIAAIRFGYGLSPHHAPPESVAAMVATLAAPDAMAQAWPIGSIDELYPEFQYLSDLKKAERNGDPDAKQKYRDWRAKDRARHAEMLRATVARALDAPDPLRERLTRFWADHFTVRGKGVSRLSVQRFVQDAIRPNLSVPFAEMLKAAVTHPLMMIYLDQDKSIGPGSAVAARNAEKGRRRGLNENLAREVLELHTLGVGGAYTQQDVRQLAELLAGMTLDLRKGVRFEPKRGEPGAEDVLGESYGGQKPQLSDIHAALEDIATHPDTAAHIARKLAVHFVSDTPPPALVEALRARFAETGGDLGAVTAAMLEHPEAWGPLAKTKQPYDFLTSGYRALGVSGAQLARLNLSKTRKALLRPMTLMGQPWETPNGPDGWPEDTAHWLTPQGLAVRINWAMTAGRSKEIELPDPRELVRTALGSQAGPRLEFAAQAAESRAEGVALILASPAFQRR; encoded by the coding sequence GTGAACTTCACCCCCGAGATCGCCGCAATCCGCTTCGGCTACGGCCTCTCCCCGCATCACGCGCCACCTGAAAGCGTGGCCGCCATGGTGGCAACCCTCGCCGCCCCCGATGCGATGGCGCAGGCTTGGCCGATCGGCTCGATCGACGAGCTCTACCCGGAGTTCCAATATCTGAGCGATCTCAAGAAGGCCGAGCGCAACGGCGACCCCGACGCGAAGCAGAAATACAGGGACTGGCGCGCGAAAGACCGTGCGCGCCACGCCGAAATGCTCCGCGCCACCGTGGCCCGTGCGCTCGACGCGCCCGATCCGCTGCGCGAACGGCTCACCCGCTTCTGGGCCGATCATTTCACGGTGCGCGGCAAGGGAGTGTCGCGCCTGTCGGTCCAGCGCTTCGTGCAGGACGCGATCCGCCCCAACCTCTCGGTCCCCTTTGCCGAGATGCTGAAGGCCGCCGTCACCCATCCGCTGATGATGATCTACCTCGATCAGGACAAGTCCATCGGCCCCGGCTCCGCCGTCGCCGCGCGCAATGCCGAAAAGGGCAGGCGGCGCGGCCTGAACGAAAATCTCGCCCGCGAGGTGCTGGAACTGCACACCTTGGGGGTGGGCGGGGCCTACACCCAGCAGGACGTGCGCCAGCTGGCCGAGCTTCTGGCCGGGATGACGCTGGACCTGCGCAAGGGCGTCCGTTTCGAACCCAAGCGCGGCGAGCCCGGGGCCGAGGATGTGCTGGGCGAAAGCTACGGCGGGCAGAAGCCCCAACTGTCCGACATTCACGCCGCGCTCGAAGATATCGCCACCCACCCCGATACCGCCGCCCATATCGCCCGCAAACTGGCGGTGCACTTCGTCTCCGACACGCCCCCGCCGGCGCTGGTCGAGGCGCTCAGGGCGCGCTTTGCCGAAACCGGCGGCGACCTCGGCGCCGTCACCGCCGCCATGCTGGAGCACCCCGAGGCCTGGGGGCCGCTCGCCAAGACCAAGCAGCCCTACGACTTTCTGACCTCCGGCTACCGCGCCCTGGGCGTCTCGGGCGCGCAGCTTGCACGGCTGAACCTGAGCAAGACGCGCAAGGCCCTGCTGCGGCCGATGACCCTGATGGGCCAGCCGTGGGAAACGCCCAATGGCCCCGATGGCTGGCCCGAGGACACCGCGCACTGGCTCACCCCGCAGGGCCTCGCGGTGCGGATCAACTGGGCGATGACGGCAGGGCGCAGCAAGGAAATCGAGCTGCCCGACCCGCGTGAGCTGGTGCGCACCGCGCTGGGCAGCCAGGCCGGGCCGCGGCTGGAATTCGCCGCACAGGCAGCCGAAAGCCGCGCGGAGGGGGTTGCCCTGATCCTCGCCTCGCCCGCGTTTCAACGGAGATGA
- a CDS encoding ABC transporter transmembrane domain-containing protein has product MARAPQTNPDDRPGSRRIGALRALAPFFAPYKLMVVAALGALILTAGVSLVLPLAARRVVDNFATDDVALLDRYFFAAIGIAAVFALGTALRYWLVTRLGERVVADIRRAVFDRMIGMSPAYYEKLMTGEVLSRITTDTTLILSVIGSSASWFLRNILLFVGGLILMFFTTPKLSLMVLGIIPVVIIPILVLGRRLRSLSRENQDWIAACSGNASEALLAVQTVQAFTHEAPSRAQFGDVTEKSFESAKSRISVRAAMTAIIIFVVFCGILGVLWIGARDVRDGAMSAGELVQFVIYAGIMAGAVAALSEIWGELQRAAGATERLIDLLLAEDSVNDPAEPLPLEGRAKGAIGFQDVVFHYPTRPGEAALSGVSFDVQPGETVALVGPSGAGKSTIFQLLLRFYDPASGEITLDGTRLDAVTREALRSQLALVPQDPVIFAATVAENILFGCPDASRAEVEAAAKAAAAHDFITELPEGYETYVGERGAMLSGGQKQRIAIARAILRDAPVLLLDEATSALDAESEQLVQQAVEALSKERTTLIVAHRLATVKKADRILVFEKGQIVATGTHDSLVAQGGLYARLARLQFTEGLAAE; this is encoded by the coding sequence ATGGCACGCGCGCCCCAGACCAACCCAGACGACCGCCCCGGCTCGCGCCGGATCGGTGCGCTGCGGGCGTTGGCGCCCTTCTTTGCCCCCTACAAGCTAATGGTCGTGGCCGCCCTCGGGGCGCTGATCCTCACCGCCGGGGTGTCGCTGGTGCTGCCGCTGGCCGCCCGCCGGGTGGTCGACAATTTCGCCACCGACGATGTCGCCCTGCTCGACCGCTACTTTTTCGCCGCCATCGGCATTGCCGCCGTCTTCGCGCTCGGCACGGCGCTGCGCTACTGGCTCGTCACCCGGCTCGGCGAGCGGGTGGTGGCCGACATCCGCCGCGCGGTCTTCGACCGGATGATCGGCATGAGCCCGGCCTATTACGAAAAGCTGATGACCGGCGAGGTGCTCTCGCGCATCACCACCGACACCACGCTGATCCTCTCGGTGATCGGCTCCTCGGCCAGCTGGTTCCTGCGCAACATCCTGCTCTTCGTCGGCGGGCTGATCCTGATGTTCTTCACCACGCCCAAGCTCTCGCTGATGGTGCTCGGCATCATCCCCGTGGTCATCATTCCCATCCTCGTGCTTGGCCGCCGCCTGCGCAGCCTCTCCCGCGAAAATCAGGACTGGATCGCCGCCTGCTCCGGCAACGCCTCCGAAGCGCTGCTGGCGGTGCAGACGGTGCAGGCCTTCACCCACGAGGCCCCCTCGCGCGCCCAATTCGGCGACGTGACCGAAAAGAGCTTCGAAAGCGCCAAGAGCCGCATTTCGGTGCGCGCGGCCATGACCGCGATCATCATCTTCGTGGTCTTCTGCGGCATCCTCGGGGTGCTCTGGATCGGCGCGCGCGATGTGCGCGACGGGGCGATGAGCGCGGGCGAGCTGGTGCAATTCGTGATCTACGCCGGCATCATGGCCGGGGCCGTGGCCGCGCTCTCGGAGATCTGGGGCGAGTTGCAACGCGCCGCCGGGGCGACCGAGCGGCTGATCGACCTGCTGCTGGCCGAAGACAGCGTGAACGATCCGGCGGAGCCGCTGCCGCTGGAGGGCCGCGCCAAGGGGGCGATCGGCTTTCAGGACGTGGTGTTCCACTACCCGACCCGCCCCGGCGAGGCGGCGCTCTCGGGCGTGTCCTTCGATGTGCAGCCGGGCGAAACCGTGGCGCTTGTCGGCCCCTCCGGCGCGGGCAAGTCGACCATCTTCCAGCTTCTGCTCCGCTTCTACGACCCGGCCTCGGGCGAGATCACGCTCGATGGCACCCGGCTCGATGCCGTGACCCGCGAGGCGCTGCGCAGCCAGCTCGCGCTGGTGCCGCAGGACCCGGTGATCTTTGCCGCGACGGTGGCCGAAAACATCCTCTTCGGCTGCCCCGACGCGAGCCGCGCCGAGGTCGAAGCCGCCGCGAAGGCCGCCGCCGCGCATGATTTCATCACCGAGCTGCCCGAAGGCTACGAAACCTATGTGGGCGAGCGCGGCGCCATGCTCTCGGGCGGGCAGAAACAGCGCATCGCCATCGCCCGCGCCATCCTGCGCGATGCCCCGGTGCTGCTGCTCGATGAGGCCACCTCGGCGCTTGATGCCGAAAGCGAGCAACTGGTGCAGCAGGCGGTCGAGGCGCTGTCGAAGGAGCGCACCACGCTGATCGTCGCCCACCGCCTTGCCACGGTGAAAAAGGCCGACCGTATCCTCGTGTTCGAAAAAGGCCAGATCGTCGCCACCGGGACCCACGACAGCCTCGTGGCCCAGGGCGGCCTCTATGCGCGGCTCGCCCGGTTGCAGTTCACCGAAGGGCTGGCTGCCGAGTAG
- the aspS gene encoding aspartate--tRNA ligase, giving the protein MHAYRSQTCAELTKANVGDTVRLSGWVHRVRDHGGVLFIDLRDHYGVTQVLCDPDSPVFAEVEKVRSEWCIRIDGTVKARDESLVNPKLPTGEIEVYIRDLEVLGAAEELPLIVFGDQEYPEETRLKYRYLDLRREAMQQNMVLRSDVVASVRKRMWGKGFREYQTPIITASSPEGARDFLVPSRLHPGKFYALPQAPQQFKQLIMVSGFDKYFQIAPCFRDEDPRADRSPTDFYQLDLEMSFVEQQDVFDTVAPVIAGVFEEFGGGRRVDAPESWPQIPYKEAALKYGTDKPDLRNPIEMQVVSEHFAGSGFAIFAKLLEQEGTEIRAIPAPKGGSRKFCDRMNAFAQKEGLPGMGYIFWRDQGEGMEAAGPLAKNIGPERTEAIRQQLGLGVGDAAFFLGGKPKAFESVAGRARTVIGDELGLTDKERFAFAWIVDFPIYEKDEETGEIDFEHNPFSMPQGGMEALQGDPLAVKGYQYDLACNGYELVSGAIRNHKPEVMLKAFEIAGYGEDEVKARFGGLYTAFSYGAPPHGGCAAGIDRIVMLLADEENLREVVMFPMNQRAEDLMMNAPSAPTNEQLRELGLRVVKED; this is encoded by the coding sequence ATGCATGCCTACCGCAGCCAGACCTGCGCCGAGCTGACAAAAGCCAACGTGGGCGACACCGTCCGCCTCTCGGGGTGGGTGCATCGGGTGCGAGATCACGGCGGGGTGCTGTTCATTGATCTGCGCGACCATTACGGCGTGACCCAGGTGCTCTGCGACCCCGACAGCCCGGTCTTTGCCGAGGTCGAGAAGGTGCGCTCCGAGTGGTGCATCCGGATCGACGGCACCGTGAAGGCGCGTGACGAGAGCCTCGTGAACCCCAAGCTGCCCACCGGCGAGATCGAGGTCTACATCCGCGACCTCGAGGTGCTCGGTGCCGCCGAGGAGCTGCCGCTGATCGTCTTCGGAGATCAGGAATACCCCGAGGAAACCCGGCTGAAGTATCGCTACCTCGACCTGCGCCGCGAGGCGATGCAGCAGAACATGGTGCTGCGCTCCGACGTCGTGGCCTCGGTGCGCAAGCGCATGTGGGGCAAGGGCTTTCGCGAGTATCAGACCCCGATCATCACCGCCTCCAGCCCCGAGGGCGCCCGCGACTTCCTCGTGCCCTCGCGTCTGCACCCCGGCAAGTTCTACGCGCTGCCCCAGGCGCCGCAGCAGTTCAAGCAGCTGATCATGGTCTCGGGCTTCGACAAGTATTTCCAGATCGCGCCCTGCTTCCGCGATGAAGACCCCCGCGCCGACCGCTCGCCCACCGACTTCTACCAGCTCGACCTCGAAATGAGCTTCGTCGAGCAGCAGGACGTGTTCGACACCGTCGCCCCGGTGATCGCAGGCGTGTTCGAGGAGTTCGGCGGTGGCCGCCGCGTGGACGCGCCCGAGAGCTGGCCGCAAATTCCCTACAAGGAAGCCGCGCTGAAATACGGCACCGACAAGCCCGACCTCAGGAACCCGATCGAGATGCAGGTGGTCTCAGAGCATTTCGCGGGCTCCGGCTTTGCCATCTTCGCCAAGCTGCTCGAACAGGAAGGCACCGAGATCCGCGCCATCCCCGCTCCCAAGGGCGGCTCGCGCAAGTTCTGCGACCGGATGAACGCCTTCGCCCAGAAAGAGGGCCTGCCGGGCATGGGCTATATCTTCTGGCGCGATCAGGGCGAGGGCATGGAAGCCGCAGGCCCGCTGGCCAAGAACATCGGCCCCGAGCGCACCGAGGCGATCCGCCAGCAGCTCGGCCTCGGCGTGGGCGATGCCGCCTTCTTCCTCGGTGGCAAACCCAAGGCCTTCGAATCTGTCGCTGGCCGCGCCCGCACCGTCATCGGTGACGAGCTTGGCCTGACCGACAAGGAGCGCTTCGCCTTCGCATGGATCGTCGACTTCCCGATCTACGAAAAAGACGAAGAGACCGGCGAGATCGACTTCGAGCACAACCCCTTCTCCATGCCCCAGGGCGGGATGGAGGCGCTGCAGGGCGACCCGCTGGCGGTGAAGGGCTACCAGTACGACCTCGCCTGCAATGGCTACGAGCTGGTGTCGGGCGCGATCCGCAACCACAAGCCTGAGGTGATGCTGAAGGCCTTCGAAATCGCCGGTTACGGCGAAGACGAGGTAAAGGCCCGCTTTGGCGGCCTCTACACCGCCTTCTCCTACGGCGCCCCGCCCCACGGCGGCTGTGCGGCGGGCATCGACCGCATCGTCATGCTGCTGGCCGACGAGGAAAACCTGCGCGAAGTGGTCATGTTCCCGATGAACCAGCGCGCCGAAGACCTGATGATGAACGCCCCCTCGGCCCCCACCAACGAACAGCTCCGCGAGCTGGGTCTGCGGGTGGTGAAAGAGGACTGA
- a CDS encoding cyclopropane-fatty-acyl-phospholipid synthase family protein: protein MWKAMIDRLLRGMIADGLLVLKWPDGSTSRYGPGGEIEVKGHLKDESILRDIALRPQLAIGEGYMDGRLVLENDDCYGFLALMVRNLHRGTMPPWFRAADSLRIATRALATRNGVARSGRNVRHHYDISDDLYARMLGEDMQYSCAYFARPGLSLEQAQAAKKAHIAGKLLLEPGMRVLDIGCGWGGMAMTLVRDYGARVVGVTLSENQLATARARAEKAGLAGQVEFRLMDYRKLDERFDRVVSVGMLEHVGLPQFPTYFQRVHDLLAPGGVALIHAIGNLAKPHATSPWLAKYIFPGGYIPAQSELAPAIEKARLATTDLEVWRGHYGPTLHAWRDRFEASLDWVRTQYDERFIRMWRFYLCACEAAFEEGPQAVFHYQLARDQYAVPVTRDYLYSEDAAQMLHAAQ, encoded by the coding sequence ATGTGGAAAGCGATGATCGACAGGCTGCTGCGGGGCATGATCGCGGACGGGCTGCTGGTGCTGAAGTGGCCCGACGGGAGCACAAGCCGATACGGGCCGGGGGGAGAGATCGAGGTTAAGGGGCATCTGAAGGACGAGAGCATTCTGCGCGACATCGCGCTGCGCCCGCAGCTGGCCATCGGCGAGGGCTACATGGATGGCCGCCTGGTGCTGGAAAATGACGATTGCTACGGCTTCCTCGCGCTGATGGTGCGCAACCTGCACCGGGGCACCATGCCGCCGTGGTTTCGCGCCGCCGACAGCCTGCGCATCGCCACGCGGGCGCTTGCCACGCGCAACGGCGTGGCCCGCTCGGGGCGCAACGTGCGCCATCACTACGACATTTCCGACGATCTCTATGCCCGGATGCTGGGCGAGGACATGCAGTATTCCTGCGCCTACTTCGCCCGCCCCGGCCTGTCGCTGGAGCAGGCGCAGGCGGCCAAGAAGGCGCATATCGCCGGCAAGCTGCTGCTCGAACCGGGCATGCGGGTGCTCGACATCGGCTGCGGCTGGGGCGGCATGGCCATGACGCTGGTGCGGGATTACGGCGCGCGGGTCGTGGGGGTAACGCTGTCGGAAAACCAGCTCGCAACGGCGCGGGCCCGGGCCGAGAAGGCGGGGCTGGCCGGGCAGGTCGAGTTCCGGCTGATGGATTATCGCAAGCTCGACGAGCGGTTCGACCGGGTGGTGTCGGTGGGGATGCTGGAGCACGTGGGGCTGCCGCAGTTCCCGACCTACTTCCAGCGGGTCCACGACCTGCTGGCGCCCGGCGGCGTGGCGCTGATCCACGCCATCGGCAACCTCGCCAAGCCCCATGCCACCTCGCCCTGGTTGGCGAAATACATCTTTCCCGGCGGCTATATCCCGGCGCAATCCGAGCTGGCGCCCGCGATCGAGAAGGCGCGCCTGGCCACCACCGACCTCGAGGTCTGGCGCGGCCATTACGGCCCCACGCTGCACGCCTGGCGCGACCGTTTCGAAGCCTCGCTCGACTGGGTGCGCACCCAGTATGACGAGCGGTTCATCCGGATGTGGCGGTTCTACCTCTGCGCCTGCGAAGCGGCCTTCGAGGAAGGCCCGCAGGCGGTGTTTCACTACCAGCTCGCCCGCGACCAATATGCCGTGCCGGTGACGCGAGACTACCTCTACAGCGAAGACGCCGCCCAGATGCTCCACGCAGCGCAATAG